In Procambarus clarkii isolate CNS0578487 chromosome 36, FALCON_Pclarkii_2.0, whole genome shotgun sequence, one DNA window encodes the following:
- the LOC123756283 gene encoding small ribosomal subunit protein eS17 isoform X3: MMGRVRTKTVKKAARVIIEKYYPRLGTDFHTNKRICQEIAIIPTKHLRNKIAGFVTHLMKRIQRGPVHGISIKLQEEERDRRDNYVPEVSAIEQSIIEVDTETKEMLRKMDFDKIPGLQVTKVTPYSGQAASYSRQATPYFRQALPYPRQDTSYGDQATASYDDGQSISYGGQQ; this comes from the exons ATGATG GGTCGTGTGCGTACGAAGACGGTTAAGAAGGCGGCTCGCGtgatcatagagaaatattatcccCGCCTGGGCACTGATTTTCACACCAATAAGCGCATCTGTCAGGAGATTGCCATTATCCCTACCAAGCACCTCCGCAACAAGATAGCCGG GTTTGTCACCCACTTGATGAAACGCATACAGCGTGGGCCGGTGCACGGGATCTCCATAAAGCTACAGGAGGAGGAGCGTGACCGCAGGGACAACTACGTCCCAGAGGTCTCCGCCATAGAGCAGAGTATTATAGAAGTTGATACAGAAACAAAGGAGATGCTTAGGAAGATG GACTTTGACAAGATACCTGGGCTGCAGGTGACGAAAGTTACCCCGTACAGCGGCCAGGCTGCTTCATATAGTCGCCAGGCTACTCCATACTTTCGCCAGGCTCTTCCATATCCTCGCCAGGATACTTCATACGGTGACCAGGCTACCGCCTCATACGATGATGGTCAGAGTATTTCATATGGTGGCCAACAATAA
- the LOC123756283 gene encoding small ribosomal subunit protein eS17 isoform X2: MSNVDRLKPPAFLRIQWNPRLYTFYQVVVRGGRVRTKTVKKAARVIIEKYYPRLGTDFHTNKRICQEIAIIPTKHLRNKIAGFVTHLMKRIQRGPVHGISIKLQEEERDRRDNYVPEVSAIEQSIIEVDTETKEMLRKMDFDKIPGLQVTKVTPYSGQAASYSRQATPYFRQALPYPRQDTSYGDQATASYDDGQSISYGGQQ; encoded by the exons ATGTCAAACGTGGACAGGTTGAAGCCTCCAGCCTTCCTGcggattcagtggaatcccaggttgtataCTTTTTACCAGGTCGTGGTACGGGGG GGTCGTGTGCGTACGAAGACGGTTAAGAAGGCGGCTCGCGtgatcatagagaaatattatcccCGCCTGGGCACTGATTTTCACACCAATAAGCGCATCTGTCAGGAGATTGCCATTATCCCTACCAAGCACCTCCGCAACAAGATAGCCGG GTTTGTCACCCACTTGATGAAACGCATACAGCGTGGGCCGGTGCACGGGATCTCCATAAAGCTACAGGAGGAGGAGCGTGACCGCAGGGACAACTACGTCCCAGAGGTCTCCGCCATAGAGCAGAGTATTATAGAAGTTGATACAGAAACAAAGGAGATGCTTAGGAAGATG GACTTTGACAAGATACCTGGGCTGCAGGTGACGAAAGTTACCCCGTACAGCGGCCAGGCTGCTTCATATAGTCGCCAGGCTACTCCATACTTTCGCCAGGCTCTTCCATATCCTCGCCAGGATACTTCATACGGTGACCAGGCTACCGCCTCATACGATGATGGTCAGAGTATTTCATATGGTGGCCAACAATAA
- the LOC123756283 gene encoding small ribosomal subunit protein eS17 isoform X1 — protein MTNTVRKYTKGRARGCSLRCLPPSTLTIHKQGRVRTKTVKKAARVIIEKYYPRLGTDFHTNKRICQEIAIIPTKHLRNKIAGFVTHLMKRIQRGPVHGISIKLQEEERDRRDNYVPEVSAIEQSIIEVDTETKEMLRKMDFDKIPGLQVTKVTPYSGQAASYSRQATPYFRQALPYPRQDTSYGDQATASYDDGQSISYGGQQ, from the exons ATGACTAACACGGTAAGAAAGTACACAAAGGGAAGAGCACGTGGCTGCAGCCTAAGGTGTTTACCCCCATCAACTCTAACTATACACAAACAG GGTCGTGTGCGTACGAAGACGGTTAAGAAGGCGGCTCGCGtgatcatagagaaatattatcccCGCCTGGGCACTGATTTTCACACCAATAAGCGCATCTGTCAGGAGATTGCCATTATCCCTACCAAGCACCTCCGCAACAAGATAGCCGG GTTTGTCACCCACTTGATGAAACGCATACAGCGTGGGCCGGTGCACGGGATCTCCATAAAGCTACAGGAGGAGGAGCGTGACCGCAGGGACAACTACGTCCCAGAGGTCTCCGCCATAGAGCAGAGTATTATAGAAGTTGATACAGAAACAAAGGAGATGCTTAGGAAGATG GACTTTGACAAGATACCTGGGCTGCAGGTGACGAAAGTTACCCCGTACAGCGGCCAGGCTGCTTCATATAGTCGCCAGGCTACTCCATACTTTCGCCAGGCTCTTCCATATCCTCGCCAGGATACTTCATACGGTGACCAGGCTACCGCCTCATACGATGATGGTCAGAGTATTTCATATGGTGGCCAACAATAA
- the LOC123756283 gene encoding small ribosomal subunit protein eS17 isoform X4, producing MGRVRTKTVKKAARVIIEKYYPRLGTDFHTNKRICQEIAIIPTKHLRNKIAGFVTHLMKRIQRGPVHGISIKLQEEERDRRDNYVPEVSAIEQSIIEVDTETKEMLRKMDFDKIPGLQVTKVTPYSGQAASYSRQATPYFRQALPYPRQDTSYGDQATASYDDGQSISYGGQQ from the exons ATG GGTCGTGTGCGTACGAAGACGGTTAAGAAGGCGGCTCGCGtgatcatagagaaatattatcccCGCCTGGGCACTGATTTTCACACCAATAAGCGCATCTGTCAGGAGATTGCCATTATCCCTACCAAGCACCTCCGCAACAAGATAGCCGG GTTTGTCACCCACTTGATGAAACGCATACAGCGTGGGCCGGTGCACGGGATCTCCATAAAGCTACAGGAGGAGGAGCGTGACCGCAGGGACAACTACGTCCCAGAGGTCTCCGCCATAGAGCAGAGTATTATAGAAGTTGATACAGAAACAAAGGAGATGCTTAGGAAGATG GACTTTGACAAGATACCTGGGCTGCAGGTGACGAAAGTTACCCCGTACAGCGGCCAGGCTGCTTCATATAGTCGCCAGGCTACTCCATACTTTCGCCAGGCTCTTCCATATCCTCGCCAGGATACTTCATACGGTGACCAGGCTACCGCCTCATACGATGATGGTCAGAGTATTTCATATGGTGGCCAACAATAA